Within Buteo buteo chromosome 10, bButBut1.hap1.1, whole genome shotgun sequence, the genomic segment TCCATATTTTCGCCACCAGCCCGCACCCGCCTTTTGCGGGCGGTACCAGAGGGCTCCCCCCCAATGCGACCTCCCCCCCACCCGCGTCCCCTTCCCCACGCAGAGACAGAGCCGGAGTGTGGGAGCACCGTGGTTTATTGTTCCTGAAAGCCACCCATGCCCCAGCCACGCAAGCAAATGAGGTGcaagggggtgctgggggctcccccctgccctgcagggACAGCCCTGGGGGTCCCCTTGGTAAATGGCAGCCAGTGTCTTCAGGGCAGGGAGCCCAGAGCCAGAAGAACCAGCAAACACCCCCAGCAGGCAacgaggggctgggggtgctgccaCGACAGGCAGAGACAGTCCCAGAGGGGGGGGGGTCCAACACCTCTGGGGGTCCCCTGCACAGCATCAGGGGCCAAGCCAGAGCAGGACCCCCACCCACAGGGCATCTCAGCTGCGATGAACCCCTGCGAGCAGCCCTTGACACATGGGGGACACAGGGAGACCTACAAACTGCCCCATCTGCCCCCATGGCAGCTGTGGGTAAGCAGCAAGAGCACAGCGCCCCGGTAGGCCAGGCTGCACGCCTCCAGCACACACACAagtaaatatatacacacacacacacacacaataaaaAACACAGGCtatattacatttaaaaacagcCCGGAGCCCTGTGGTGCAGGCAGGTCCGCATGCCGCAGGCTGGTGCGCGAGGTAGGGAACAGGGCGCTGCCGAAACACCAGTGGGATGAGAGCACCCAGGAGCTCAGAGTGGAGAACCCCCCACTCCACACCCTGCCCaagggggctggcaggggctgagcccccccccaaaattccCCATCAGGGGCGGCAGGGCTGCGGGTGCTGGACAAAGCGCCGTCCCTCCAGGAACACGACGGCCCCGAGGCTCTTCCGCTCACTCAATGTTTGCTCAGCAGCCGCGAGGAGCTGTTTCACCACAGAAGAATCTGGACCAAAATCACCCCACGAGCGTCAGTGCCAGAGGTGGGTTTGGCCCAgcctgattatttttaaaagcacctgGGCTATAAATAGACACACAAACAGTTCCAGGGAGAGCAGCTCCGGCCAGGAAGCAGCACTGCAAACTCAGGGAACAGGGCGAGCACGGCAGATAGGCACCTGCTGCACCCACGCCTCGAGCCCAGCGATATCTGGCAGGGCCACGCTGCCAGCTGCCCCGCAGGAGCGAGTCCTGGCATCCTGAGGGGAGCGTGGCGCTGCCCCGCGAGCCAGCTGGGCGCAGCCGTGAGCCCCCCGGCTCCGTACCATCAAACGCCTGCccctggagaaggggaagggacgAGCCCCCCAAGGAGGGCACAGAGCGGGGCGAGCTGGTCTGCGCTGcagcccgctcgggcaagggGAGAGGTGGGCAGCAGGCCAGACCTGAGGGGACGGCGGGGCTGGGAGAGGTCAGGAGCAGATGAAGGAAGCCTTCAGCGAACCAAGCGAGGGGCAGGGGCGTCCCTCGGGGGTATCAGCTCATCTGCCCCAGGTAGTCTGAGAGCAGGAGCTCGGGGGGCAGGAAGACACGGTGCTTGTTGCTCACTTTCATTTGACGTTTCCCTTCGATGTCTGAACCTGGGGGTGAGAGGGACCAGTTAGCACACCCCTGTCCCCCCCGCTGTGGGTCCCAAACATCATgttcccagcccagctgcctcccctcctccctgcagctcgTAGCGAGCACCAGTTCCCCCGTGCTGTGCAAAGGCGGCAACTgttccccccatccccagccccCTCCACACGTCCCTGCCGGCATGGGCTCCACTTCGCATCATTAGCGCTCTCATGCTGTTTTCCACAAGCAGCTCCTAATGAAACGCTCAGCAGCAGAGACTCCTCCATGGGGACAGAGCCTGGTgcctctcctcccctgccttgGCAACAAGACCTTCTAGGGAAACCCACGGGCAGGGTGCGGGCACAGCCGCGCTCTgcgggaggaggcagcagccacaggagAGGGAGCCCCACGAGCAGCCTCTTGCTTTGGGCCATCCAAACCCAGAACCAAGAGGAGAAGTGGCAGCACTGCTGCGAATGAGAGATCCTCAGGCAGAGCTGGGCCTGGCCAtcagcctggctgctgggcttCAGCCCCTGGCAGCAGCTGATGCTGCCCACCCGCCACCAGTGCTGGCAAAGCGGTATGACCACAGCCGAGGCTCCCGAGAGAGCTTTGGGCagcagaggctggagagcagggttatctgtgagctgcagcACAAGGTggggccaggaggaggaagggaggaagaggctGAGCTGGAGGGGAGAGATAGCGatgaagagaagggaaaaacaaaaacaaaagcaaaaacaaacaggGAAACACGAGGCTCTTACTGGCAGAGACGAGGTCCATGTACTGGCAGAGCGCGTGGAGCAGGAGTCGCTCGAagctgggggagatgggggacagGGTTAGAGCCGACGTGTCTCAGACCAGCATCTCCCGAGTATCGCCCTGCCCTCGTTCCTCCCATGGACCCACGGATCAGAGACAGGGAGCACAAAGTGCTACAAGCCCCTGTGCAGGGATTCCCCAGTGCAACCCTCCCCTGGGGGCTCCGCAGGGGCCAGGCCAGGCAAGTGTCCCCAGAAGGACACCCGAGCCTGCCCGAGGGGTCTCCTTCGCTCCCAGAGCCCCTCTGCAGCctggggcagctctggggcACAGGGAACCCAGGTGGAGCAGCATGCATGCACGGCAGCTGGCTCAGGCTGCGGTGAACTGGGAACCCCCGCACGCAGGGTGAGCATGGCTCGGGACCCCggcccccaccagcccctgctctgtggggcaggagcagTGACAACCCGCAGAGCCCGAGGAGGGGGGAAATACCTGTTGTCCATCAGCGCTGTGTAGACGGAGTGAGGGGTGACGGAGAAGAaggccagcagctcctcctccaGGCCCTCCAGCGTCCCCTGCAAGGAGAAGCAGGGGCTGTCAGCAAGGAGGGTAGCAGTGGCCGGACCCTGCTCAGACCCTGCAGCAACAGGCAAGGGGAGCTGGCGCTCACCCTGTGTGACACAATGTGGGCAAAGCCACCTGCCCCATACAGCTCTGTGCCCCTCGCAGTGCCCACGTTTTGCCTTTGaggagctgctgccccagccgGGGCCAGGCAGAGCCACAGGCACTTTGTGACCACAACCGTCTTTTCCCTGCCACGTCTGCACAGCCCCAGCACGACGGGGCCCCCCCAAGTCCCGAGGAGTTATcgccagcagctcccaggcaaGTCATCTGGATACGAGACAGCAGGAAGGCACAAGGAAAGGAGACAgctcccctctccagcccccGAGGCGGGGAAGAATCCAGACCCTGCCAACTTCATACTTTGTGTGCCAAGGGCTGGCATCGTCCCTTATGTTCAGAGCGGCGGCAGCCAGGAAAGCCTCATGCCTCACATCTCCCTTTCTCCTGACAGGCAAAGATCAGCTCGATGCAGCTCTCCAGAGCACCATGACCCCAGAGACAAGCTGCAGAAGCAAGTCTCATTTGAGAACAAATTGAGCAGAagccagcgggcaggaggagctgaggcTGCTTTTAGAGACTCTAATTagagcaaggaaaacaaacagagcaggaaaacagcACCATTgagaagagggagcagggagcCAGGCGCCCCCGGGGCCCAGGAGAGCAAGTGTCTGGGCAGGCAGCACGGCACCAGCACCGGGGCCACACGTGGCAGCTCAGCTCCCCAAGCCAGGCGGCACAAGGCCACGCTTGCCTCTCCATTCAGGCTTAATTGTCTGCTCAGCAGTTTATGCAGTTTTACTCCCTTCAAAATGCATTTGAGTTTCTCCAAACAGCCTTGTATGGACTGCTCTGAAGACCCCAAAGGCTCCACTGCTGCCCCTGTGGGCAAACATGCCGGGTTTCCCCTGTCACCTGCTGCTCATCAAGCAGAGACTGGGAAACAACCACAGAAAAGTGTCCTGTAACTACCAGAAAAATCTGAACTGAGCCAGGAAAACCTATCTGCACAGGGAGCTGAATGTCTGTTTGCAATCAGCCACCGCTGCAGAGGTCATACGAGAACTGGAGCATGTTCCTCAGGAGCCCATCTGAAATTCGGCACTTGTCTGGCTCAGCACCCGCACACGAGGTCAGGGGACAGCCCTTAGGATGCAGCTCCAGATGAAACTGCACGTGGGGCACTGGCAGCtggagccctgcctgccccagccccgccaCCCCCCCAGTAGCCCCCAGCTCACCATGGGGATCCGGCCCCGCTTCAGGGTGGAGCGCAGGCGGCGGCTGATGCGCTGGAAGCACTCCTTGGGCGTGTAGGCGGGGTGCTCTGGAGCCGacagagagaagacagaagggACTTGGACACAGCTCACATCCCCAGCACACGCGGGACGGCTCTGGCTGCAGCCGCACGGCATCACCTCTTGGAAGGAGCCCAACGTCCCCCTAACCACCCTGGAGGACCCCCGCTGGCCACTTCCTTCGCTCCTGGACCTGCGCAAAGCAAGCCCCAGACCAGCAAAACTGTCCCCAGCCAAGGAGCGTTTGGAGGGTGCTGAGATGTAGGGGTTTGCAATCGGGGGACAGCTGCTTTGCCTGCTGCCCCAGCCACTCCTGACTCCCTTGAACCCTCCTGGGTCCATGGGGGGTCTGCTGGGCAAAAACCCTCCCCACTGCAGCACCCAAAGGGTCGGCTTTGTCATCCCCTGGCCCCACCACGAGCggacagggcagggagcaggataCAGCCCTTGGGGAAGAGCACCCTTCCCAAAACACAtgcaagggaggaaagggagaggttCTCCCCACCCAGcatcccctcccagcacctTTCCACTTGTCTTCATTCTTGATGGGCAGCTTCCTCTTGTGCTTCTTCctggcctcctcctccaggtaGAGCAGGACTCGCTCTTGCTCTTCTCCCGACCGGTTCATGAAGTCGTTCCAGATCTGACAACACAAGCCACCGGGCCCCACTGCAGAGGTCTCCAGGGAGCAGCCGGCAGTGCGCAGCCACCCTCGGAGCCTCCTCCTCACCcacccatccccaggcagagcaggaacAGCAGCTCGGAGAGGGGAACGAACGGGGCTGGGCTGCGACACTGCCCCAGCCAGCATGGAGGCAGACCATGGCAGACACAAGCTGCAGCAATGATGACCTTTCTCCCTGTCTCTCCAGCTCCTGATCATCCACTACAGCTTGTAACAACCACTTTGGGAGGAGGTGCAGATTTAACACTCGGAGCCAACAGACAAAGGTGGTTTTTTAATGGTTACTGGAGTCCAAGTGCTGACACAAGAGCCCATGCGTGCAACCCAGTCTCAAACCCAGGTCTACATCAGGCTTCCTAAGCCTGGCTTGAATGAGTGagagaagagctctgcagagccaAGAGCGCACACACAGACCATGCAGGTCGCTCTGCAGCCAAAGCCCTGAGCATCAAACAGGAGAGAAATCGAGTTTCAAAACACCCAGTTACAGGCCAGTATCGCAACACCGGCTGGGCAGCGTGAAGCAACAGAGGGGGTTTGGCAAGGGGCCTGTTTCGGAGGAAGTGCTGCAGCTCACCCGGCGTTAGTCACTCCGCAGGTACAACACTGTGTGTTGGAGCACTTGGCAGCGCTCTGGGCGCTGccgggggcagcagcagcctccatTAATCTGTCCTGGCCAGGCTCTGAGCAGAACCTAGCCCCTACACCGCACATTTGTGTGGATCCTCCGCAAGAGGATCTGCCTGGAGATCCCCCACCCCACAGGCTGAAAGACCAGGGGCCCTGGGACCTGACCTGCCCCCAGCACACATGGCAGCAGCCAGGCACCAGGCACACTCCAACACCAGGCAGGAGCTAGGGCACAGCAGCCCaggctggggaggcagagggtCAGAGGAATGAGGTATGGACACCACATATGGCCAGAACTGCACGTGCCGTGCCAGGGCCTCCCCAGTGAGCCCCGAGCAGGCGGGCAGCTGCGCCTACCTCCACATAGGTCTCGTTGTTACAAGCCTCAGTGAAGATGCTCGGAGTGGCGGAGTGGGCGAGCTCTCCCTCGTCGCTCCCACATTCGTCTCGCTCGAGAAGTGTCATCAGGTAGCGAGCTGAGGGGGAAGAGCAAAGCCCCTGAGAGGGGAGGCAGCGCCTTCAGAGAAGCCCTGCACCCCCCGCAACCCCCCGCTTGCCACACATCAGAGAGTTGAGGGGCAGCggctccctgccctggggaagAGACCCAGCCGGGGAGGAGTCAGCACTCGGAGCCTGCCCCGGATCCTTACTGTTCTCCAGCCTCTGCAGGCTCTTGCGCCCCTTGGCCCTGGGTGTGAGGTCTGAGTTGCGGATGGCCTTGTTGATATAATACTGCTTTCGCTTGGAGGGGGAGAACCTCTTGGACGGGGAGTCCTCCAGTGGGGGCAGGCAGTCCTCAATCCTCCTGCAGGGACACACGGCAGAAGGGACTGAGCTCACCCAAGACCCCCAGGGCCTGAGGCAGCCGCAGCAGCGCGAGGACGGGGAGCTGCACGGGGAGAGCCCATGGCGGCGACgatggggaaggcagagcaTCAGCCATCAGCATTAGTGCAATAGGCACCGCATCCTCCTCCACGGGGCCCTGTGCCACTCCGGTCACAGCTAACAGCCTCATGGCATGCTATGCTGCTGAACCAAGGACTTGGTCTGTTTAAAGCAGCTGCATGTTAGCAACTAGACATTCTGGGTAATTAACTCCACCAGCATGCAAGGCAAAATGAAGGGATTCATTTCTGTGGAGAcagaggctggggagggacCCCAAGGTGCCCCATGCAGCCGGACACCCACTGCACCTTGTGTTTGCCATCGCCTAGCCAGAGTGTGCCGCTGGAGCCGCCGGCACCGTCCTGTCACGCAGACTCCGCAGTGATCGGCAATGGGCTCTATCATCCGATCCCCGAAGGCAGCGGTAACACCTGCCCTGGCCATATCATTACTGGCTGGGCCAGTTCTTCCCTCCAGACCATTAtgcagctgtggctgctccCCACCACTccccccagagctggacgctcccccaccccagcaagGGCTGGTCTTGCTGGTTCTCCATCCTCCGGAGATGTGGCCAGCATGCAGCACCTGCACGGCATGAGCCAGTGGGGTCCAGAGCAGACACTGGCCGCCCCAGCACCACCCAGAGCAGGCAACGGGCAGCgagccagccagccccagcagcaggacactTCACTGCCATAAAGCTACAGCCCCTGGGAGAAAGACTGCACCACTGCCAGGTACACCCAAGGGTGTTTGGCTTCTGTTAATAACAATTCTATGGTCAGGACATTACTTAGACACATGCACAATATAGAAACAACGATAGAACTTAAGACGATTTCATGtgaaaattaaaccaaatgATGAGCGAGAAGCTCACTGGGCACTTAACGCAACCACTTTGGTTTCAAAGTTCACTAAAACTCCACCAAAGACAGGAAGTTTCACTATCTTTTCGCTTGTTCTTTGCCCACTTGCTGAGGTCTCTGCATTGCAGCTTCCCCTCCGGTTTGTGTGGGTTTCCTTTAGCACAGCAGAAGGTGGGCGAGAAAACCaacaccaccaaaacaaacTCCCCACACACAACCGTAGGGGCAGGGCTGGAAGGGGAGCAGCAAGGCTGACTGCTGCTCTCCCCGCCATGGCAGCAGCACCACGGTCTCGCCCCTTCTGCGGGCCTGTGCTCCCACCAGACACAGCTGTCCCCACTGTGTCCCCTCCTTTCCACTGCCCTGGGGCTCAGGGGACACCCGGCACCGCAATCAGGTGCTGGCACAGCCGTCCTCAGCAGCCAAGGCAGAGCGGGCTGCACCATCTGATTACGGCCCACCAGGCTGGGAAGGCAGCCAGCTGCTTACCCATGCCaaagccttgatttttttttttcccttcccctagATGGAGGCAGTGatggagcctctgctgctgggggtggggggacagacAACCTCTCCCCCTTCCAGCTGGAGAGAAAACATCAGCAGAGGTGGCcttggaagaaataaaagggatGCACGTATCCCTGGTGATGACTAACAGGCAGGGTGGGGAACTGTAACCTAAGCTGCAAACACAGAGCGACCAGGGCTCATGGATCAAGTTTTGATACAAAGgtggttcaaaaaaaaaaaaaataatagaggGAGTCACCTTACCGCCAGCCCCAGTTCAGAGGTTTGAGTACACAGAGCTTGGCAGCTGCGagcctggcactgccaggagccATCAGGGCTCACTGGCACAGCCCCAGGGTGGCTGCACCATAGAAAAAGCccttcaaagagaaagagacCAAGGCAACACACAGTAAATATTTACCCTGTTTTCACAGATGGAGGGAACCCTAACTCAGGGTAGTGGGACAAAGAGGAGCGCTCATCCTCCAGCCTCCAttggaggggaggaaaaaaagatgttaaaaacagCTATGCAAGTGTCACCAGGGTGGGAGCGGGGTGCTGCCAGgaccccctgctcccagcacagggaccccctgcccagcaccaagGCTCGGGCCTCGGGATAGGCGCAGCCCCAGCTCCTCGGCAGCAGAACGGGCTGCCGAGCCGCACGGGCCTCTTGCTCCCCGAATCCTCCAGGGCCGTTTGCGGCAGTGCCGAAGCTGCCCGGCATGTGCTCGCGGGTCTGGCACCCCGCCTCGACGCCCTGCGCTGCCACGTCCGCCGTTCAGCCCCACCGCCTCTGCCCGCCGgccctcagcagagctgcagcattCATTTCCAACCGGGGAGACTCACAGGTGACGGTGACCTTAGGCCTgtgccagcagagccaggctttACAGCGTCGGGCACCCAGCCAGCAGTGAGCAGCTGGTCTTGGACGAGCTCTGCTTTCAGTCCTTTATCGGTAACTTCAGCGTCGGGATCCCTTCCCGTGCAAGCCGCAGCTCAAGGTCCCGGCAGAGCTCGTTCCCCGGGGACCGGAGCAAACACCGACCCCACAGAGATGAACTCCACAGCTCCCCAAGCTTCTCATTTCCAGGCAAGAAACAAGAAGCCCCTTGTTCCCTACCAGGAGATTTTTAACCAGTTCCTCTTATTTACCGTTTAGCAAGTGGGACACAGCACCGACACTCGAAGCAAAGCCACCGCAGCAGGACAGGACTGCTGCATTGGTGAACAGAAGATCCCCCTCCTCGGCCAGAGCCGGCCTGCAGGCTGCCCGGCTGCCGTGGCACGGTTCCCGGCAGCTTGGTCCCGGTCCCTCCGTTATCCCAGGCTGGGAGCGGTGGTCTCAGGGCTCCGCTCGCAGGGCCAGCGGCCCCCAGCCCACTCGGGGCTCCCCCCGTGGCGGGGGACGAGGAGCAGCCCCGGCCCACGGGCCGAGCGGGAAGCCCACCGGGCCCAGCAAACCCCACGGCACATCGCCTCTCCGGTCCCGGTGTCCCCGGGGAGCACCCGTGACCTTCCACGGGGTAAACATTAATTAGCCCATTAACCTAATCACGGCCTCCTGCCTCTGACACAGCCGCCTCCGGGTCCAGGCGCTTTCCTGCTCCAGGTCGGTGGGGCAAAAGCTCTCCCGGGACAGCGCACCCGCCTCCTCCCGCCACCCCCACCGGCCCCGCTTTTTGGGGGTCCCCACCGGAGGCGcggagcaccccccccccccgccggagGGGCGAGGAGCCCACGGCGGGGCGGGAAACCGGTGGGTCCTGGGGTCGGGAGGGGGAGACAGGGACGGAGCCGCGGCCACACTGACGGCCCGGAGGGAGGACGGAGGCCGCAACGGGGCCCACGGGAGACCCCTCACGGCCCCGCGGCAAGGGCCCGACAGGCCCACAGCCGCCCCACGGCCCGCCCAGGCCCCGGGCCCCGCACTCACGGGTAGGGCTCCTCAGGGCCCGCGCCGCCCCGCAGCACCACCATGGCCCCCGCTCGGCCCAGCACGGGCGGCGGCACCGGGACCGCCGCGTCCCCCGTAGGAAGTGGCGTCagaggggcggggccgggggagccccGCCCCCGTGGTGACAAGGGAGGCGGGGTT encodes:
- the R3HDM4 gene encoding R3H domain-containing protein 4, which translates into the protein MVVLRGGAGPEEPYPRIEDCLPPLEDSPSKRFSPSKRKQYYINKAIRNSDLTPRAKGRKSLQRLENTRYLMTLLERDECGSDEGELAHSATPSIFTEACNNETYVEIWNDFMNRSGEEQERVLLYLEEEARKKHKRKLPIKNEDKWKEHPAYTPKECFQRISRRLRSTLKRGRIPMGTLEGLEEELLAFFSVTPHSVYTALMDNSFERLLLHALCQYMDLVSASSDIEGKRQMKVSNKHRVFLPPELLLSDYLGQMS